The Meriones unguiculatus strain TT.TT164.6M chromosome 6, Bangor_MerUng_6.1, whole genome shotgun sequence genome has a window encoding:
- the Usp19 gene encoding ubiquitin carboxyl-terminal hydrolase 19 isoform X7 yields the protein MSGGASAAGPRRGPPGLEEATSKKKQKDRANQESKDGDPRRVSTPRKEQTKEELLLDWRQSADEVIVKLRTGALRLEEADAAFTDTDCVVRLPDGRQWGGVFFAEIQSSCAKVQARKGGLLQLALPKKVPLLTWPSLLKPQGTQELVPGLRCQENGQELPPISLEPCSEPRRAKPEARNQKRAQGRGEVGSGAGPGAQAGPSAKRAVHLRRGPEGEGSSDGPGPQGDAPPFLSDSATQVEVEEQLHVPPLNPQTSLLGSEKNLALLTGEKTLSPRNDTVSAVMVRNRDPEKDDHGKEEMAVGADSANLVDEPESMVNLAFVKNDSYEKGPDSVVVHVYVKEICRNASRVLFREQDFTLIFQTRDGNFLRLHPGCGPHTIFRWQVKLRNLIEPEQCTFCFTASRIDICLRKRQSQRWGGLEAPATRGAVGGAKVAVPTGPTPLDSTPPGGAPHPLTGQEEARAVEKEKPKARSEDSGLDGVVARTPLEHVTPKPEPHLASPKPTCMVPPMPHSPVSGDSVEEEEEEEKKVCLPGFTGLVNLGNTCFMNSVIQSLSNTRELRDFFHDRSFEAEINYNNPLGTGGRLAIGFAVLLRALWKGTHQAFQPSKLKAIVASKASQFTGYAQHDAQEFMAFLLDGLHEDLNRIQNKPYTETVDSDGRPDEVVAEEAWQRHKMRNDSFIVDLFQGQYKSKLVCPVCAKVSITFDPFLYLPVPLPQKQKVLPIFYFAREPHSKPIKFLVSVSKENSSASEVLDSLSQSVHVKPENLRLAEVIKNRFHRVFLPSHSLDAVSPTDMLLCFELLSPELAKERVVVLEVQQRPQVPSIPISKCAACQRKQQSEDEKLKRCTRCYRVGYCNQFCQKTHWPDHKGLCRPENIGYPFLVSVPASRLTYARLAQLLEGYARYSVSVFQPPFQPGRMALESQSPGCTTLLSTSSLEAGDSEREPIQPSELQLVTPVADGDTGASRMWAPPDRGPVPSTSGISSEMLASGPIEGCSLLASERVSRPEAAVPGYQHSSEATNTHTPQFFIYKIDAANREQRLEDKGETPLELGDDCSLALVWRNNERLQEFVLVASKELECAEDPGSAGEAARAGHFTLDQCLNLFTRPEVLAPEEAWYCPQCKQHREASKQLLLWRLPNVLIVQLKRFSFRSFIWRDKINDLVEFPVRNLDLSKFCIGQKEEQLPSYDLYAVINHYGGMIGGHYTACARLPNDRSSQRSDVGWRLFDDSTVTTVDESQVVTRYAYVLFYRRRNSPVERPPRAGHSEHHADLGPAAEAAASQGLGPGQAPEVAPTRTAPERFAPPVDRPAPTYSNMEEVD from the exons GGTGGTCTTCTACAGTTGGCACTGCCCAAGAAGGTGCCCCTGCTCACGTGGCCCTCTCTCCTG AAACCTCAAGGGACCCAAGAGCTGGTGCCAGGGTTGCGGTGCCAGGAGAATGGGCAAGAGCTGCCTCCCATTTCCCTGGAGCCATGCTCTGAGCCCCGCAGAGCTAAACCGGAAGCCCGAAACCAGAAGCGGGCCCAGGGCCGTGGTGAGGTAGGCTCAGGCGCTGGCCCTGGGGCACAGGCAGGGCCTAGCGCCAAGAGGGCCGTGCATCTCCGCAGAGGGCCAGAAGGGGAAGGGTCCAGTGATGGCCCTGGCCCCCAGGGTGATGCCCCACCCTTCCTGTCTGACTCGGCCACCCAG GTTGAGGTTGAGGAGCAGCTCCATGTACCACCGCTGAACCCTCAAACCAGTCTCCTGGGCTCAGAGAAGAATTTAGCCCTTTTGACAGGAGAGAAGACACTGTCCCCCAGGAATGACACGGTCTCTGCAGTCATGGTCCGCAACAGAGACCCCGAGAAAGATGACCATGGCAAAGAGGAGATGGCAGTCGGAGCAGATTCTGCAAACTTGGTGGATG AACCAGAGTCCATGGTGAACCTGGCATTTGTCAAGAATGACTCATACGAGAAGGGGCCGGACTCCGTGGTGGTGCACGTGTATGTGAAGGAGATCTGCAGGAACGCCTCTCGAGTCCTTTTCCGAGAGCAGGACTTCACGCTCATCTTCCAGACCAG GGATGGAAATTTCCTGAGGCTGCATCCGGGCTGCGGGCCCCACACCATCTTCCGCTGGCAGGTGAAGCTCAG GAACCTGATTGAGCCAGAGCAGTGCACATTTTGTTTCACGGCCTCTCGCATCGATATCTGCCTCCGGAAGCGGCAGAGTCAGCGCTGGGGGGGGCTGGAGGCCCCAGCTACACGAG GTGCAGTGGGTGGTGCAAAGGTTGCCGTGCCGACAGGTCCAACCCCTTTGGATTCAACCCCTCCAGGAGGTGCCCCCCACCCCCTGACAGGCCAGGAAGAAGCTAgggctgtggagaaagaaaaacccaaGGCTCGGTCAGAGGACTCAGGGCTGGATGGTGTGGTGGCCCGCACCCCCTTGGAGCATGTAACTCCAAAGCCAGAACCACACTTGGCCTCG CCCAAACCCACATGTATGGTGCCTCCAATGCCTCATAGTCCGGTGAGTGGAGATAgtgtagaggaggaggaagaggaagagaagaaggtgtGTCTGCCAGGCTTTACTGGCCTTGTCAACTTAGGAAACACCTGCTTCATGAATAGTGTCATTCAGTCTCTGTCCAACACTCGGGAGCTTCGTGACTTCTTCCATG ACCGATCCTTTGAAGCCGAGATTAACTACAACAACCCACTGGGGACTGGTGGGCGTCTGGCCATTGGCTTTGCTGTGCTCCTCCGGGCCCTGTGGAAGGGGACTCACCAAGCCTTTCAGCCCTCCAAGCTAAAG GCCATTGTAGCAAGCAAAGCCAGCCAGTTCACGGGCTATGCGCAACATGATGCCCAAGAGTTCATGGCTTTCTTGTTGGATGGGCTACATGAGGACCTGAATCGGATCCAAAACAAGCCCTACACAGAGACTGTGGACTCAGATGGACGGCCTGACGAG gtgGTAgctgaggaagcatggcagcGGCACAAGATGAGGAACGACTCATTCATTGTGGACCTGTTTCAGGGCCAGTACAAGTCGAAACTGGTGTGCCCTGTGTGTGCCAAG GTCTCCATTACTTTTGACCCGTTCCTTTATCTGCCGGTGCCCTTGCCACAAAAGCAAAAGGTTCTCCCCATCTTTTATTTTGCCAGGGAGCCCCACAGCAAACCCATCAAG TTCCTGGTGAGTGTTAGCAAGGAGAACTCCAGCGCAAGTGAAGTTTTGGATTCCCTCTCTCAGAGTGTCCATGTGAAGCCTGAGAACCTGCGCCTGGCTGAG GTAATTAAGAATCGTTTCCACCGCGTTTTCTTGCCCTCCCACTCACTGGACGCCGTGTCCCCAACTGACATGCTCCTCTGCTTTGAGCTGCTATCCCCAGAGCTGGCTAAGGAGCGGGTAGTGGTGCTAGAGGTGCAGCAG CGCCCCCAGGTACCCAGCATCCCTATCTCCAAGTGTGCAGCCTGCCAGCGGAAGCAGCAGTCAGAGGACGAAAAGCTGAAGCGCTGTACCCGTTGCTACCGCGTGGGCTACTGCAACCA gtTCTGCCAGAAAACCCATTGGCCTGACCACAAAGGCCTCTGTCGCCCTGAGAACATTGGCTACCCCTTCCTGGTCAGTGTACCTGCTTCACGCCTCACTTATGCCCGTCTTGCTCAGCTACTAGAAGGTTATGCCCG GTACTCTGTGAGCGTATTCCAACCACCCTTCCAACCTGGCCGGATGGCTTTGGAATCCCAGAGCCCTGGCTGTACCACATTGCTTTCAACCAGCTCCCTGGAGGCTGGGGATAGTGAACGAGAACCCATTCAGCCTTCTGAGCTCCAGTTGGTGACTCCTGTGGCTGATGGGGATACCGGGGCTTCCCGCATGTGGGCACCTCCTGATCGGGGTCCTGTACCGAGCACCAGTGGAATTTCTTCTGAGATGCTGGCCAGTGGGCCTATCGAGGGTTGTTCCTTGCTTGCTAGTGAGAGGGTGTCCCGGCCAGAAG CTGCTGTGCCTGGATACCAACACTCAAGTGAAGCCACGAATACCCACACACCCCAGTTTTTCATCTATAAAATTGATGCAGCAAACCGAGAACAGCGGCTTGAGGACAAAG GGGAGACACCGTTGGAGCTGGGTGATGACTGCAGCCTGGCTCTGGTGTGGCGGAACAATGAACGCCTGCAGGAGTTCGTGTTGGTAGCTTCCAAGGAGCTGGAGTGCGCTGAAGATCCAGGCTCCGCCGGCGAGGCTGCCCGCGCTGGCCACTTCACCCTGGACCAGTGCCTCAACCTCTTCACTCGGCCTGAAGTACTGGCACCTGAGGAGGCCTG GTACTGCCCACAGTGCAAACAGCATCGAGAGGCCTCTAAGCAGCTGCTGTTGTGGCGCCTTCCAAATGTGCTCATTGTGCAGCTCAAGCGCTTCTCCTTCCGCAGTTTCATTTGGCGTGACAAGATCAATGACTTGGTGGAGTTTCCTGTTCG GAACCTGGACTTGAGCAAGTTCTGTATTGGTCAGAAAGAGGAGCAGCTTCCCAGCTATGACCTGTATGCTGTCATCAACCACTATGGAGGCATGATTGGTGGCCACTACACTGCCTGTGCGCGTCTGCCCAACGATCGCAGTAGCCAGCGCAGTGACGTGG GCTGGCGCTTGTTTGACGACAGCACGGTGACGACAGTAGACGAGAGCCAGGTTGTGACGCGCTATGCCTATGTGCTCTTCTACCGCCGGCGGAACTCTCCTGTGGAGAGGCCTCCCAGGGCAGGACACTCTGAGCACCATGCAGACCTAGGCCCTGCAGCAGAGGCTGCTGCCagccag GGACTAGGCCCTGGCCAGGCCCCCGAGGTGGCCCCCACGCGGACAGCCCCTGAACGCTTCGCCCCCCCTGTGGACCGCCCAGCCCCCACGTACAGCAACATGGAGGAGGTCGATTAG
- the Usp19 gene encoding ubiquitin carboxyl-terminal hydrolase 19 isoform X6: MSGGASAAGPRRGPPGLEEATSKKKQKDRANQESKDGDPRRVSTPRKEQTKEELLLDWRQSADEVIVKLRTGALRLEEADAAFTDTDCVVRLPDGRQWGGVFFAEIQSSCAKVQARKGGLLQLALPKKVPLLTWPSLLKKPQGTQELVPGLRCQENGQELPPISLEPCSEPRRAKPEARNQKRAQGRGEVGSGAGPGAQAGPSAKRAVHLRRGPEGEGSSDGPGPQGDAPPFLSDSATQVEVEEQLHVPPLNPQTSLLGSEKNLALLTGEKTLSPRNDTVSAVMVRNRDPEKDDHGKEEMAVGADSANLVDEPESMVNLAFVKNDSYEKGPDSVVVHVYVKEICRNASRVLFREQDFTLIFQTRDGNFLRLHPGCGPHTIFRWQVKLRNLIEPEQCTFCFTASRIDICLRKRQSQRWGGLEAPATRGAVGGAKVAVPTGPTPLDSTPPGGAPHPLTGQEEARAVEKEKPKARSEDSGLDGVVARTPLEHVTPKPEPHLASPKPTCMVPPMPHSPVSGDSVEEEEEEEKKVCLPGFTGLVNLGNTCFMNSVIQSLSNTRELRDFFHDRSFEAEINYNNPLGTGGRLAIGFAVLLRALWKGTHQAFQPSKLKAIVASKASQFTGYAQHDAQEFMAFLLDGLHEDLNRIQNKPYTETVDSDGRPDEVVAEEAWQRHKMRNDSFIVDLFQGQYKSKLVCPVCAKVSITFDPFLYLPVPLPQKQKVLPIFYFAREPHSKPIKFLVSVSKENSSASEVLDSLSQSVHVKPENLRLAEVIKNRFHRVFLPSHSLDAVSPTDMLLCFELLSPELAKERVVVLEVQQRPQVPSIPISKCAACQRKQQSEDEKLKRCTRCYRVGYCNQFCQKTHWPDHKGLCRPENIGYPFLVSVPASRLTYARLAQLLEGYARYSVSVFQPPFQPGRMALESQSPGCTTLLSTSSLEAGDSEREPIQPSELQLVTPVADGDTGASRMWAPPDRGPVPSTSGISSEMLASGPIEGCSLLASERVSRPEAAVPGYQHSSEATNTHTPQFFIYKIDAANREQRLEDKGETPLELGDDCSLALVWRNNERLQEFVLVASKELECAEDPGSAGEAARAGHFTLDQCLNLFTRPEVLAPEEAWYCPQCKQHREASKQLLLWRLPNVLIVQLKRFSFRSFIWRDKINDLVEFPVRNLDLSKFCIGQKEEQLPSYDLYAVINHYGGMIGGHYTACARLPNDRSSQRSDVGWRLFDDSTVTTVDESQVVTRYAYVLFYRRRNSPVERPPRAGHSEHHADLGPAAEAAASQGLGPGQAPEVAPTRTAPERFAPPVDRPAPTYSNMEEVD, from the exons GGTGGTCTTCTACAGTTGGCACTGCCCAAGAAGGTGCCCCTGCTCACGTGGCCCTCTCTCCTG AAGAAACCTCAAGGGACCCAAGAGCTGGTGCCAGGGTTGCGGTGCCAGGAGAATGGGCAAGAGCTGCCTCCCATTTCCCTGGAGCCATGCTCTGAGCCCCGCAGAGCTAAACCGGAAGCCCGAAACCAGAAGCGGGCCCAGGGCCGTGGTGAGGTAGGCTCAGGCGCTGGCCCTGGGGCACAGGCAGGGCCTAGCGCCAAGAGGGCCGTGCATCTCCGCAGAGGGCCAGAAGGGGAAGGGTCCAGTGATGGCCCTGGCCCCCAGGGTGATGCCCCACCCTTCCTGTCTGACTCGGCCACCCAG GTTGAGGTTGAGGAGCAGCTCCATGTACCACCGCTGAACCCTCAAACCAGTCTCCTGGGCTCAGAGAAGAATTTAGCCCTTTTGACAGGAGAGAAGACACTGTCCCCCAGGAATGACACGGTCTCTGCAGTCATGGTCCGCAACAGAGACCCCGAGAAAGATGACCATGGCAAAGAGGAGATGGCAGTCGGAGCAGATTCTGCAAACTTGGTGGATG AACCAGAGTCCATGGTGAACCTGGCATTTGTCAAGAATGACTCATACGAGAAGGGGCCGGACTCCGTGGTGGTGCACGTGTATGTGAAGGAGATCTGCAGGAACGCCTCTCGAGTCCTTTTCCGAGAGCAGGACTTCACGCTCATCTTCCAGACCAG GGATGGAAATTTCCTGAGGCTGCATCCGGGCTGCGGGCCCCACACCATCTTCCGCTGGCAGGTGAAGCTCAG GAACCTGATTGAGCCAGAGCAGTGCACATTTTGTTTCACGGCCTCTCGCATCGATATCTGCCTCCGGAAGCGGCAGAGTCAGCGCTGGGGGGGGCTGGAGGCCCCAGCTACACGAG GTGCAGTGGGTGGTGCAAAGGTTGCCGTGCCGACAGGTCCAACCCCTTTGGATTCAACCCCTCCAGGAGGTGCCCCCCACCCCCTGACAGGCCAGGAAGAAGCTAgggctgtggagaaagaaaaacccaaGGCTCGGTCAGAGGACTCAGGGCTGGATGGTGTGGTGGCCCGCACCCCCTTGGAGCATGTAACTCCAAAGCCAGAACCACACTTGGCCTCG CCCAAACCCACATGTATGGTGCCTCCAATGCCTCATAGTCCGGTGAGTGGAGATAgtgtagaggaggaggaagaggaagagaagaaggtgtGTCTGCCAGGCTTTACTGGCCTTGTCAACTTAGGAAACACCTGCTTCATGAATAGTGTCATTCAGTCTCTGTCCAACACTCGGGAGCTTCGTGACTTCTTCCATG ACCGATCCTTTGAAGCCGAGATTAACTACAACAACCCACTGGGGACTGGTGGGCGTCTGGCCATTGGCTTTGCTGTGCTCCTCCGGGCCCTGTGGAAGGGGACTCACCAAGCCTTTCAGCCCTCCAAGCTAAAG GCCATTGTAGCAAGCAAAGCCAGCCAGTTCACGGGCTATGCGCAACATGATGCCCAAGAGTTCATGGCTTTCTTGTTGGATGGGCTACATGAGGACCTGAATCGGATCCAAAACAAGCCCTACACAGAGACTGTGGACTCAGATGGACGGCCTGACGAG gtgGTAgctgaggaagcatggcagcGGCACAAGATGAGGAACGACTCATTCATTGTGGACCTGTTTCAGGGCCAGTACAAGTCGAAACTGGTGTGCCCTGTGTGTGCCAAG GTCTCCATTACTTTTGACCCGTTCCTTTATCTGCCGGTGCCCTTGCCACAAAAGCAAAAGGTTCTCCCCATCTTTTATTTTGCCAGGGAGCCCCACAGCAAACCCATCAAG TTCCTGGTGAGTGTTAGCAAGGAGAACTCCAGCGCAAGTGAAGTTTTGGATTCCCTCTCTCAGAGTGTCCATGTGAAGCCTGAGAACCTGCGCCTGGCTGAG GTAATTAAGAATCGTTTCCACCGCGTTTTCTTGCCCTCCCACTCACTGGACGCCGTGTCCCCAACTGACATGCTCCTCTGCTTTGAGCTGCTATCCCCAGAGCTGGCTAAGGAGCGGGTAGTGGTGCTAGAGGTGCAGCAG CGCCCCCAGGTACCCAGCATCCCTATCTCCAAGTGTGCAGCCTGCCAGCGGAAGCAGCAGTCAGAGGACGAAAAGCTGAAGCGCTGTACCCGTTGCTACCGCGTGGGCTACTGCAACCA gtTCTGCCAGAAAACCCATTGGCCTGACCACAAAGGCCTCTGTCGCCCTGAGAACATTGGCTACCCCTTCCTGGTCAGTGTACCTGCTTCACGCCTCACTTATGCCCGTCTTGCTCAGCTACTAGAAGGTTATGCCCG GTACTCTGTGAGCGTATTCCAACCACCCTTCCAACCTGGCCGGATGGCTTTGGAATCCCAGAGCCCTGGCTGTACCACATTGCTTTCAACCAGCTCCCTGGAGGCTGGGGATAGTGAACGAGAACCCATTCAGCCTTCTGAGCTCCAGTTGGTGACTCCTGTGGCTGATGGGGATACCGGGGCTTCCCGCATGTGGGCACCTCCTGATCGGGGTCCTGTACCGAGCACCAGTGGAATTTCTTCTGAGATGCTGGCCAGTGGGCCTATCGAGGGTTGTTCCTTGCTTGCTAGTGAGAGGGTGTCCCGGCCAGAAG CTGCTGTGCCTGGATACCAACACTCAAGTGAAGCCACGAATACCCACACACCCCAGTTTTTCATCTATAAAATTGATGCAGCAAACCGAGAACAGCGGCTTGAGGACAAAG GGGAGACACCGTTGGAGCTGGGTGATGACTGCAGCCTGGCTCTGGTGTGGCGGAACAATGAACGCCTGCAGGAGTTCGTGTTGGTAGCTTCCAAGGAGCTGGAGTGCGCTGAAGATCCAGGCTCCGCCGGCGAGGCTGCCCGCGCTGGCCACTTCACCCTGGACCAGTGCCTCAACCTCTTCACTCGGCCTGAAGTACTGGCACCTGAGGAGGCCTG GTACTGCCCACAGTGCAAACAGCATCGAGAGGCCTCTAAGCAGCTGCTGTTGTGGCGCCTTCCAAATGTGCTCATTGTGCAGCTCAAGCGCTTCTCCTTCCGCAGTTTCATTTGGCGTGACAAGATCAATGACTTGGTGGAGTTTCCTGTTCG GAACCTGGACTTGAGCAAGTTCTGTATTGGTCAGAAAGAGGAGCAGCTTCCCAGCTATGACCTGTATGCTGTCATCAACCACTATGGAGGCATGATTGGTGGCCACTACACTGCCTGTGCGCGTCTGCCCAACGATCGCAGTAGCCAGCGCAGTGACGTGG GCTGGCGCTTGTTTGACGACAGCACGGTGACGACAGTAGACGAGAGCCAGGTTGTGACGCGCTATGCCTATGTGCTCTTCTACCGCCGGCGGAACTCTCCTGTGGAGAGGCCTCCCAGGGCAGGACACTCTGAGCACCATGCAGACCTAGGCCCTGCAGCAGAGGCTGCTGCCagccag GGACTAGGCCCTGGCCAGGCCCCCGAGGTGGCCCCCACGCGGACAGCCCCTGAACGCTTCGCCCCCCCTGTGGACCGCCCAGCCCCCACGTACAGCAACATGGAGGAGGTCGATTAG